The following proteins are co-located in the Mycobacteriales bacterium genome:
- a CDS encoding class I SAM-dependent methyltransferase translates to MARRPSGQLETTRANRRWWDASADDYQAEHGGFLGPVRFIWGPEGLDEAHARLLGPVRAKRVLEVGCGAAQCGRWLVTEGARVVGADVSARQLDWARRLGSGSGVAVELVQAEATALPFRDGAFDLACSAYGAVPFVADAARLFAEVARVLRPGGRWVFSVTHPIRWSFPDDPGSAGLIARDSYFDRRPYVEEDSAGHAVYVEHHRTLGDRVRELVGAGFAVLDVVEPEWPDGHQRTWGQWSPLRGRLLPGTAIFVTERRRSG, encoded by the coding sequence GTGGCCCGGCGACCCTCGGGGCAGCTGGAGACCACCCGGGCGAACCGGCGCTGGTGGGACGCCAGCGCGGATGACTACCAGGCGGAACACGGCGGGTTCCTCGGGCCGGTCCGCTTCATCTGGGGTCCGGAGGGTCTCGACGAGGCCCACGCCCGGCTGCTCGGCCCGGTGCGCGCCAAACGCGTCCTCGAAGTGGGCTGTGGTGCCGCCCAGTGCGGGCGCTGGCTGGTGACCGAGGGGGCGCGGGTGGTGGGGGCGGACGTTTCGGCGAGGCAGCTGGACTGGGCCCGACGGCTGGGGAGCGGCAGCGGCGTGGCGGTCGAACTGGTGCAGGCGGAGGCGACCGCCCTGCCGTTCCGTGACGGGGCGTTCGATCTTGCCTGCTCCGCTTACGGTGCGGTGCCTTTCGTCGCCGACGCCGCGCGGTTGTTCGCCGAAGTGGCCCGGGTGCTGCGCCCCGGCGGGCGCTGGGTGTTCTCGGTGACTCACCCGATCCGCTGGTCGTTCCCGGACGACCCCGGATCGGCCGGACTCATCGCCCGGGACTCCTACTTCGACCGCCGGCCCTACGTCGAGGAGGACTCGGCCGGCCACGCGGTCTACGTCGAGCACCACCGCACCCTCGGGGACCGGGTTCGGGAGCTCGTCGGCGCAGGCTTCGCCGTCCTCGACGTCGTCGAACCGGAGTGGCCGGACGGCCATCAACGCACGTGGGGCCAGTGGAGCCCGCTGCGGGGGCGGCTCCTGCCCGGCACCGCGATCTTCGTCACCGAGCGCCGGCGGAGCGGCTGA
- the polA gene encoding DNA polymerase I yields the protein MPPTDPPSAGRLLLLDGHSLAYRAFFALPVENFATTTGQPTNAVYGFTAMLINVLRDEQPTHMAVAFDESQPTFRHAAYADYKAGRSETPTDFRGQVSLIREVLAALAVPTVTAPGYEADDVIATLATQAERVGMDVLVVTGDRDTYQLVNDRVTVLMTRKGISDMTRFTPAAVAEKYGLTPSQYPDFAALRGDPSDNLPGIPGVGEKTAIKLVQQFGDLDQLVARVEEIPGKVGAAVREHLASVVQNRQLTELVRDVPLDVGPHDLHLGQWDRDEVHRLFDTLQFRVLRERLYATLQTVEPETEAGFEVTGGRLEPGELSGWLAEHAAGGDRVGLAVAGPAGRGTGVVTGLALASQDGAGAYVDPVELPEDDERALASWLDDPAVPKAVHDGKGLLLAFAERGWTLSGVTSDTALAAYLALPGQRSFDLGDLSVRYLRRELRAEASADGQLTLEVGDAADPARVEIVRARAILDLASALDADLERRGGTSLLHDVELPLVALLADMERTGIAADVDYLAELEARFGGEVKRVAQEAYACVGREFNLGSPKQLQQILFDELKLPKTKRIKTGYTTDADALVWLATQSEHPLLGHLLRHRDVARLKTVVDSLIPMVDGRGRIHTTFQQMIAATGRLSSTDPNLQNIPIRTAEGREIRRAFVVGVGFESLMTADYSQIEMRIMAHLSGDPGLLEAFQSGEDLHTVVAARAFGIPVGDVGPEVRRRIKAMSYGLAYGLSAFGLAQQLGIGADEARAQMDAYFERFGGVRDYLTGVVDQARQDGYTETILGRRRYLPDLTSDNGQRRQMAERMALNAPIQGSAADIIKVAMLRVARALAAGGLRSRLLLQVHDELVLEIAPGERASVEAVVRAEMGGAFPLDVPLDVSIGVGRTWDDAGH from the coding sequence GTGCCCCCCACTGACCCACCGAGCGCCGGCCGGCTGCTCCTGCTCGACGGTCACTCGCTCGCCTACCGGGCGTTCTTCGCCCTGCCGGTGGAGAACTTCGCGACCACAACCGGCCAGCCCACGAACGCCGTCTACGGCTTCACCGCGATGCTGATCAACGTGCTGCGCGACGAGCAGCCGACGCACATGGCGGTGGCCTTCGACGAGTCCCAGCCGACCTTCCGCCATGCCGCCTATGCCGATTACAAGGCCGGTCGTTCGGAGACGCCGACCGACTTCCGTGGCCAGGTGAGCCTCATCCGCGAGGTGTTGGCCGCGCTGGCCGTCCCGACCGTCACCGCGCCGGGCTACGAGGCGGACGACGTCATAGCCACCCTGGCCACCCAGGCCGAGCGGGTGGGCATGGACGTGCTCGTCGTCACCGGGGACCGGGACACCTACCAGCTGGTGAACGACCGGGTCACCGTGCTCATGACCCGCAAGGGGATCAGCGACATGACGCGGTTCACGCCGGCGGCGGTGGCCGAGAAGTACGGGCTCACGCCGAGCCAGTACCCGGACTTCGCCGCCCTGCGCGGTGACCCCTCCGACAATCTGCCGGGAATTCCCGGCGTGGGGGAGAAGACCGCCATCAAGCTCGTCCAGCAGTTCGGCGACCTCGACCAACTGGTCGCGCGCGTCGAGGAGATCCCCGGGAAGGTCGGCGCCGCGGTCCGGGAGCACCTGGCCTCGGTCGTGCAGAACCGTCAGCTCACCGAGCTGGTTCGCGACGTTCCCCTCGACGTCGGTCCGCACGACCTGCACCTCGGGCAGTGGGACCGCGACGAGGTGCATAGACTCTTCGACACCCTCCAGTTCCGGGTCCTCCGGGAGCGCCTGTACGCGACGCTGCAAACCGTCGAGCCGGAGACCGAGGCCGGGTTCGAGGTCACCGGTGGCCGGCTCGAACCCGGCGAGCTGTCCGGTTGGCTGGCCGAGCACGCCGCCGGGGGGGACCGGGTCGGACTCGCGGTCGCCGGGCCGGCCGGTCGGGGGACCGGGGTGGTGACCGGTCTGGCGCTGGCCAGCCAGGACGGCGCCGGTGCCTACGTGGACCCGGTGGAGCTTCCGGAAGACGACGAGCGGGCTCTCGCCAGCTGGCTCGACGACCCGGCGGTGCCCAAGGCGGTGCACGACGGCAAGGGCCTCCTGCTGGCGTTCGCGGAGCGCGGCTGGACGCTGTCCGGGGTCACCAGCGACACCGCCCTCGCCGCCTACCTGGCGCTGCCCGGTCAGCGATCCTTCGACCTCGGGGACCTCTCGGTCCGATACCTGCGCCGGGAGCTCCGCGCCGAGGCGAGCGCCGACGGCCAGCTGACCCTCGAGGTTGGCGACGCGGCCGACCCCGCGCGGGTCGAGATCGTCCGCGCCCGGGCGATCCTCGACCTCGCGTCCGCCCTGGACGCGGATCTCGAGCGGCGCGGCGGCACCAGCTTGCTCCACGACGTGGAACTTCCGCTCGTCGCGCTACTCGCCGACATGGAACGCACCGGGATCGCCGCCGATGTCGACTACCTGGCGGAGCTGGAGGCCCGGTTCGGCGGCGAGGTAAAGCGGGTAGCCCAGGAGGCGTACGCCTGCGTCGGGCGGGAGTTCAACCTCGGGTCCCCGAAGCAGCTCCAGCAGATCCTCTTCGACGAGCTCAAGCTGCCGAAGACCAAGCGGATCAAGACCGGCTACACGACCGACGCGGACGCCCTCGTCTGGCTGGCCACGCAGAGCGAACACCCCCTGCTCGGGCACCTGCTCCGCCATCGGGACGTCGCGCGGCTGAAAACCGTGGTCGACTCGCTGATCCCGATGGTCGACGGCCGCGGTCGGATCCACACGACGTTCCAGCAGATGATCGCGGCCACCGGCCGGCTCTCGTCCACCGACCCGAACCTGCAGAACATCCCGATCCGGACGGCCGAGGGCCGGGAGATCCGCCGGGCGTTCGTCGTCGGAGTGGGCTTCGAGTCGCTGATGACCGCCGACTACAGCCAGATCGAGATGCGCATCATGGCCCATCTGTCCGGTGACCCGGGTTTGCTCGAGGCCTTTCAGTCCGGCGAGGACCTGCACACCGTCGTCGCCGCGCGGGCCTTCGGGATCCCGGTCGGTGACGTCGGACCGGAGGTGCGCCGGCGGATCAAGGCGATGTCCTACGGGCTCGCGTACGGACTGTCCGCGTTCGGGCTCGCCCAGCAGCTCGGGATCGGCGCCGACGAGGCCCGCGCTCAGATGGACGCCTATTTCGAGCGCTTCGGCGGGGTGCGCGACTACCTCACCGGCGTCGTCGACCAGGCCCGCCAGGACGGCTACACCGAGACGATCCTGGGCCGCCGCCGCTACCTCCCCGACCTGACGAGCGATAACGGCCAGCGTCGCCAGATGGCCGAACGAATGGCCCTCAACGCGCCAATCCAGGGCTCGGCTGCGGACATCATCAAGGTCGCGATGCTCCGGGTCGCCCGGGCATTGGCCGCGGGCGGGCTCCGCTCCAGGTTGCTTCTCCAGGTACACGACGAACTAGTGCTCGAGATCGCGCCGGGGGAGAGGGCGTCCGTTGAAGCCGTCGTACGGGCCGAGATGGGCGGTGCCTTCCCGCTCGACGTACCGCTCGACGTCTCGATCGGGGTCGGTCGCACCTGGGACGACGCCGGACACTGA
- a CDS encoding ABC transporter ATP-binding protein, protein MLALADVRVRYGVVEALKGVSLEVAEGEIVALLGANGAGKTTTLRTISGLLRPFAGSLTFEGGPIDTVAAHEIVALGVGHVPEGRRIFPVMTVLENLQMGAYRRRGDIKADLERVYELFPVLAERRGQNGGTLSGGEQQMLAIGRALMSHPRLLLLDEPSMGLAPLIVAKIFEIIKEIREQGTTVLLVEQNAAQALRLADRGYVLETGSIVMSDAAANLLGDPRVRAAYLGEGVG, encoded by the coding sequence ATGCTCGCCCTGGCGGACGTCCGGGTCCGCTACGGCGTCGTGGAGGCGCTCAAGGGCGTGAGCCTCGAGGTCGCCGAGGGGGAGATCGTCGCGCTGCTCGGCGCGAACGGTGCCGGGAAGACGACGACGCTGCGCACCATCTCGGGCCTGCTCCGGCCGTTCGCCGGGAGCCTGACGTTCGAAGGCGGCCCGATCGACACGGTCGCGGCTCACGAGATCGTCGCGCTGGGCGTCGGGCACGTCCCCGAGGGTCGCCGGATCTTCCCGGTAATGACGGTGCTCGAGAACCTTCAGATGGGCGCCTACCGTCGCCGCGGGGACATCAAGGCCGACCTCGAGCGGGTCTACGAGCTGTTTCCGGTTCTCGCGGAGCGACGCGGGCAGAACGGCGGGACTCTCTCCGGTGGCGAGCAGCAGATGCTCGCCATTGGCCGAGCCCTGATGAGCCATCCCCGGCTGCTGCTGCTGGACGAGCCGTCGATGGGCCTCGCGCCGCTCATCGTGGCGAAGATCTTCGAGATCATCAAAGAGATCCGAGAGCAGGGCACGACGGTGTTGCTCGTCGAGCAGAACGCCGCCCAGGCGTTGCGACTGGCCGATCGCGGCTACGTTCTCGAGACCGGGTCGATCGTCATGTCGGATGCGGCGGCGAACCTGCTGGGCGACCCGAGGGTCCGCGCGGCCTACCTCGGGGAGGGCGTGGGCTGA
- a CDS encoding GNAT family N-acetyltransferase: MLTRVAAPADLPALRSLLEEWRGVGGRAEKAINPMAAAELDERLDGIFETDDCDALIATIGDEPAGMAVLSLSSLGPLSAGPMAQLSHLVVAPGQRRHGVGRALVAATALWAEERGIDQVVAHVYPSLRDANRFYARLGFMPFVVRRVAPTAVLRRRLGQGERRSAAVDAVRRRTLRRHPRLVAFHREAPVGDRKA, translated from the coding sequence GTGTTGACCCGCGTCGCGGCGCCGGCGGATCTCCCGGCCCTGCGCTCGCTGCTCGAGGAATGGCGCGGCGTGGGCGGGCGCGCCGAGAAGGCGATCAACCCGATGGCCGCGGCGGAGCTCGACGAGCGCCTGGACGGGATCTTCGAGACAGACGATTGCGACGCCCTGATCGCCACGATCGGCGACGAGCCGGCGGGGATGGCCGTGCTGAGCCTTTCCTCGCTCGGCCCGCTCTCGGCCGGTCCGATGGCGCAACTCAGCCACCTCGTCGTCGCCCCCGGCCAGCGCCGGCACGGGGTCGGGCGGGCCCTCGTAGCGGCGACCGCGCTGTGGGCGGAGGAGCGGGGGATCGACCAGGTCGTGGCGCATGTCTATCCGTCGCTGCGTGACGCGAACCGTTTCTACGCGCGGCTCGGCTTCATGCCGTTCGTGGTCCGCCGGGTGGCCCCGACCGCGGTGCTGCGCCGTCGGCTCGGGCAGGGCGAACGTCGCTCGGCAGCGGTGGATGCCGTCCGCCGGCGGACGTTGCGCCGACATCCTCGGCTCGTGGCCTTCCATCGCGAGGCGCCGGTCGGCGACCGCAAGGCTTGA
- a CDS encoding DUF554 domain-containing protein, which produces MVRGTGTALNVAAVLAGSGLGLSLGSRLPERTRTVVTDGLGLVTALIAALDAASVLDPSLRRAVGAEGTVLIVLAAVLLGGIAGSLLRLQQRLEHVGGALLRRLAPTGASADRARFVEGFVVASLVFCVGPLTVLGALQDGLGRGIDQLALKSALDGFASVAFAASLGWGVPLSVVTIVAVQGSLTAIGYLAGSLLPAAEIAAMTATGGLLLAAVALRLLAIKQIAVVDLLPALIVAPVLTAAVAAIR; this is translated from the coding sequence GTGGTCCGCGGCACCGGGACGGCGCTCAACGTGGCTGCCGTCCTCGCCGGCAGCGGCCTCGGTCTGAGCCTCGGCTCGCGACTGCCGGAGCGGACCAGGACGGTGGTCACCGACGGCCTTGGGCTCGTCACCGCACTGATCGCGGCGCTCGATGCGGCGTCCGTTCTCGATCCGAGCCTCCGCCGGGCGGTTGGGGCGGAGGGCACCGTGCTCATCGTGCTCGCGGCGGTTCTGCTCGGCGGGATCGCCGGCTCGCTGCTCCGGCTACAGCAGCGCCTCGAACACGTGGGCGGGGCGCTGCTGCGACGGCTGGCCCCCACTGGCGCCTCCGCGGACCGGGCCCGTTTCGTCGAGGGCTTCGTCGTGGCCTCCCTGGTGTTCTGCGTCGGCCCGCTCACCGTCCTCGGTGCCCTCCAGGACGGCCTGGGCCGCGGCATCGACCAGCTGGCGCTCAAGAGCGCGCTGGACGGCTTCGCGTCGGTCGCGTTCGCCGCCTCGCTCGGCTGGGGCGTCCCGCTGTCGGTCGTGACGATCGTCGCGGTCCAAGGTTCGCTCACGGCGATCGGCTACCTGGCCGGGAGTCTGCTTCCGGCCGCGGAGATCGCCGCGATGACCGCGACGGGCGGCCTGCTGCTCGCCGCCGTAGCCCTCCGACTCCTCGCGATCAAGCAGATCGCGGTCGTCGATCTGCTGCCCGCGCTGATCGTCGCGCCGGTGCTGACCGCTGCGGTCGCGGCGATTCGCTGA
- a CDS encoding ABC transporter ATP-binding protein, translated as MTAAPPAAPPAADVRDPILSVREVTLRFGGVTSLADVTLAQERGEILAVIGPNGAGKTSLFNCVSGVYQPQQGSITLRDADGQETGVVGRKPSRVTGLGIARTFQNIRLFNALTAFENVKIGVEARQHTGPVGAMLRLPRTRREEGEGDARAFELLDFVGLRARSNEVASGLPYGAQRRLEIARALGTGPQLLLLDEPAAGTNPVEKVELEGLIRKLNAEMGISVLLIEHDMRLVMSVATRVVVLNFGRVIAAGLPAQVQHDPTVVEAYLGSAP; from the coding sequence GTGACGGCGGCCCCGCCGGCCGCCCCGCCGGCCGCCGACGTCCGGGACCCGATCCTGTCGGTGCGTGAGGTCACCCTGCGCTTCGGCGGAGTGACCAGCCTGGCCGACGTCACCCTGGCTCAGGAGCGCGGCGAGATCCTCGCCGTCATCGGACCCAACGGGGCCGGCAAGACGTCGCTGTTCAATTGCGTGTCGGGGGTCTACCAGCCGCAGCAGGGCTCGATCACGCTGCGCGACGCCGATGGCCAGGAGACCGGTGTCGTAGGTCGCAAGCCCAGCCGGGTCACCGGCCTGGGGATCGCCCGGACGTTCCAGAACATCCGCCTGTTCAACGCCTTGACCGCCTTCGAGAACGTCAAGATCGGGGTCGAAGCCCGCCAGCACACCGGACCGGTGGGCGCCATGCTGCGACTGCCACGAACCCGCCGGGAGGAGGGCGAAGGCGACGCCCGCGCGTTCGAGCTCCTCGACTTCGTCGGCCTTCGAGCCAGGTCCAACGAGGTCGCGAGTGGCCTGCCGTACGGCGCGCAACGCCGGTTGGAGATCGCCCGGGCGTTGGGCACCGGCCCGCAGTTGCTGCTCCTCGACGAGCCGGCTGCGGGCACCAATCCGGTGGAGAAGGTGGAGCTGGAAGGCCTCATCCGGAAGCTCAACGCCGAGATGGGGATCAGTGTCCTGCTCATCGAGCACGACATGCGCCTGGTGATGTCCGTCGCGACCCGCGTGGTCGTCCTGAACTTCGGGCGCGTCATCGCGGCCGGACTCCCCGCCCAGGTGCAGCACGACCCGACGGTGGTCGAGGCGTATCTGGGGAGCGCGCCGTGA